From a single Bacillus pseudomycoides DSM 12442 genomic region:
- a CDS encoding ABC transporter ATP-binding protein: MSVLEVKGLTKVYQSKGSVATTALHDINFKIEEGEFVGIMGPSGSGKTTLLNLLATIDKQTSGHVYVNGEEISQMRATKLAEFRRTHLGFIFQDFNLLDTLSIKENIILPLVMAKRPVKEIDTKVLEIAKFLNIEGILNKKVYEVSGGQQQRAAAARAIIHEPTLILADEPTGNLDSKSAKSLMGALQDLHEQKKVTIAMVTHDPVAASYCERILFIRDGEIFSEIHKGKTKQAFFQEILDVLAMLGGEYHELSPARA, from the coding sequence ATGAGTGTTCTTGAAGTAAAAGGTTTAACGAAGGTGTATCAATCAAAAGGATCAGTGGCAACGACTGCTTTACACGATATAAATTTTAAAATTGAAGAAGGCGAATTTGTAGGTATTATGGGTCCTTCAGGAAGTGGGAAAACAACACTTCTAAATTTATTAGCAACAATTGATAAGCAAACTTCAGGCCATGTTTATGTGAATGGTGAAGAGATTAGTCAAATGCGTGCTACAAAACTAGCGGAATTTCGCCGTACACATTTAGGGTTCATCTTCCAAGACTTTAACTTACTTGATACGTTATCGATTAAAGAAAATATTATTTTGCCATTAGTTATGGCGAAGCGCCCTGTAAAAGAAATTGATACGAAAGTACTTGAAATTGCGAAGTTTTTAAATATCGAAGGAATTTTAAATAAAAAAGTATATGAAGTATCGGGTGGACAACAACAACGTGCGGCAGCTGCACGAGCAATTATTCATGAACCGACATTAATTTTAGCAGATGAGCCAACTGGGAATTTAGATTCTAAGTCTGCGAAATCTTTAATGGGCGCACTGCAAGATTTACATGAACAGAAAAAAGTAACAATTGCCATGGTAACACATGATCCAGTAGCAGCTAGTTATTGCGAACGTATTCTCTTTATACGCGATGGAGAAATTTTCTCAGAAATTCATAAAGGAAAAACAAAGCAAGCCTTTTTCCAAGAAATTTTAGATGTACTTGCGATGCTAGGGGGGGAATATCATGAACTTTCGCCAGCTCGCGCTTAA
- a CDS encoding HAMP domain-containing histidine kinase yields the protein MKLKGYLIDRFPLIVSYIVSLCLFGLVLQLQGLLEKRSIQWSTWLYGLLLATIVFIIYLIYDYRKRSVFLNRIEQYIAGGHTLHDSLLIDASYTAEQEMIVEAFILLRQQYMNEVHQKHAKDQQQMIFMNQWIHQMKTPVSVIELLLQKFGKAHREARETVESIREENNRILHGLDLALHMARLEQFAKDYKVEVVNVLEVVREVINQNRKSFIQSSVYPKVMFEEETCTIASDRKWISIAINQIVMNAIKYTKISQVDKKEIQFQIEEKEQTVLLHICDTGIGIPKQDIKRVFEPFFTGTNGRKTREATGMGLYITKEICDNLHHGIYVQSTEGESTTFTFQFAKDEEYHALMRKMTKL from the coding sequence ATGAAGCTTAAGGGTTACCTCATTGATCGTTTTCCTTTAATTGTTTCATATATTGTGAGCCTTTGCTTATTTGGACTTGTATTACAACTACAAGGACTTTTAGAGAAACGATCGATACAGTGGAGTACATGGTTGTATGGCCTTTTACTAGCGACTATCGTATTTATTATATACCTGATTTATGATTATCGAAAACGCAGCGTGTTTTTAAACAGAATCGAACAATACATTGCTGGAGGACATACGTTACATGACTCTTTATTAATTGATGCTTCCTATACGGCTGAACAAGAAATGATTGTAGAAGCATTCATTTTGCTTAGACAGCAATATATGAATGAGGTTCACCAGAAGCATGCGAAAGATCAACAGCAAATGATCTTTATGAACCAATGGATTCACCAAATGAAAACACCAGTTTCAGTGATTGAATTACTGTTGCAGAAATTTGGTAAAGCGCATCGCGAAGCAAGAGAAACGGTTGAAAGTATTCGTGAAGAAAATAATCGTATTTTACATGGTTTAGATTTAGCGTTACATATGGCAAGGTTAGAACAGTTTGCAAAAGATTACAAAGTGGAGGTAGTAAATGTACTAGAGGTTGTTCGAGAGGTTATTAACCAAAATCGAAAATCTTTCATTCAATCTTCTGTATATCCGAAAGTAATGTTTGAAGAAGAAACGTGTACGATCGCTTCCGATCGAAAATGGATTAGTATTGCAATCAATCAAATTGTTATGAATGCAATTAAATACACAAAAATCTCGCAAGTGGATAAGAAAGAAATTCAGTTTCAAATAGAGGAGAAGGAACAGACAGTTTTATTACATATTTGTGATACTGGAATTGGTATTCCAAAGCAAGACATCAAACGAGTTTTTGAACCATTCTTTACAGGAACAAATGGAAGAAAAACAAGAGAAGCAACAGGAATGGGATTATATATTACAAAGGAAATTTGTGATAATCTTCATCACGGAATTTACGTGCAATCAACCGAAGGAGAAAGTACAACATTTACATTCCAATTTGCAAAAGATGAAGAATATCATGCATTGATGAGAAAAATGACAAAATTGTAA
- a CDS encoding response regulator transcription factor, whose protein sequence is MYKILIVEDDEKIAGILEEHLEKYGYQSFRVADLRHIKDEFVKVNPHLVLLDINLPYFDGFYWCRQIRTVSNAPIIFVSARTGEMDQVMAIENGGDDYIAKPFHLDIVMAKVKSALRRGYGEYASSAESDCFGVRGLLLFPSQHTVEWQGKQIELTKNEFYLLECLMKQANQYVTREELLEALWDELAFVDDNTLTVNVKRVRKKLEELGIVNAIVTKRGYGYALLTEWGDGHEA, encoded by the coding sequence ATGTATAAAATATTAATTGTAGAAGATGACGAAAAGATTGCTGGGATATTAGAAGAACATTTAGAGAAGTATGGCTATCAATCATTTCGAGTGGCAGATTTACGCCATATAAAAGATGAATTTGTGAAAGTGAATCCACATTTAGTTTTACTCGATATTAATCTCCCGTACTTTGATGGTTTTTACTGGTGTCGTCAAATTCGAACTGTATCTAATGCACCAATCATTTTTGTCTCTGCACGAACCGGAGAAATGGATCAGGTCATGGCAATTGAAAACGGTGGTGACGATTATATTGCAAAGCCATTCCATTTAGATATTGTTATGGCGAAAGTAAAAAGCGCCTTGCGTCGTGGATACGGTGAGTATGCTTCATCGGCAGAAAGCGATTGCTTTGGTGTGAGGGGATTGCTGCTATTTCCATCACAACATACAGTTGAGTGGCAAGGGAAACAAATAGAGCTCACAAAAAATGAATTTTATTTATTAGAGTGTTTAATGAAGCAGGCAAATCAATATGTAACGCGTGAGGAGCTCTTAGAGGCATTATGGGATGAACTAGCATTCGTTGATGATAATACATTAACAGTGAACGTAAAGCGTGTCCGAAAGAAGCTAGAGGAGCTTGGGATTGTAAATGCAATCGTAACAAAGCGGGGATACGGTTACGCACTTCTTACAGAGTGGGGAGATGGGCATGAAGCTTAA
- the obgE gene encoding GTPase ObgE: protein MFVDQVKIYVKGGDGGNGMVAYRREKYVPKGGPAGGDGGKGADVVFVVDEGLRTLMDFRYQRHFKADRGQHGMSKGQHGRKADDLIVKVPPGTVVKDEETGQILADLVTHEQSAVIARGGRGGRGNSRFATPTNPAPEIAENGEPGQERDVILELKVLADVGLVGFPSVGKSTLLSVVSSARPKIAEYHFTTIVPNLGVVETGDNRSFVMADLPGLIEGAHAGVGLGHQFLRHIERTRVIVHVIDMSGLEGRDPYEDYVTINAELKEYNLRLTERPQVVVANKMDMPDAEENLQAFKEKVGDEVQIFPISAVTKQGVRDLLFEVANLVETTPEFPVHDVVDESEASVMYKFESEGSKFEITRESDGTFVISGYDIEKTFKMTDFSRDESVRRFARQMRGMGIDEALRARGAKDGDIVKILEYQFEFID, encoded by the coding sequence ATGTTTGTAGATCAGGTCAAGATATATGTAAAAGGCGGCGACGGTGGAAACGGAATGGTTGCGTATCGTCGTGAGAAGTATGTTCCAAAGGGTGGCCCAGCAGGTGGCGATGGCGGTAAAGGTGCAGATGTTGTTTTCGTTGTTGACGAAGGCTTACGTACATTAATGGACTTCCGCTACCAACGTCATTTCAAAGCTGATCGCGGTCAACACGGGATGAGCAAAGGGCAACATGGCCGTAAAGCTGACGATTTAATCGTAAAGGTTCCACCAGGAACAGTTGTAAAAGATGAGGAAACTGGTCAAATTCTTGCGGATTTAGTAACGCATGAGCAATCAGCTGTTATTGCAAGAGGTGGTCGTGGTGGCCGTGGTAACTCACGTTTTGCAACACCGACGAACCCAGCACCAGAAATCGCTGAGAACGGGGAACCAGGTCAAGAACGTGATGTAATCTTAGAATTAAAAGTATTAGCGGATGTTGGACTTGTTGGATTCCCAAGCGTAGGTAAATCAACATTATTATCCGTTGTATCATCAGCACGTCCGAAAATTGCAGAATATCACTTTACAACAATTGTTCCAAACCTTGGTGTTGTTGAAACTGGTGATAACCGCAGCTTCGTTATGGCTGACCTTCCTGGATTAATCGAAGGAGCACATGCGGGCGTTGGACTTGGACACCAATTCTTACGTCATATCGAACGTACACGTGTTATCGTGCATGTTATTGATATGTCTGGTTTAGAAGGCCGTGATCCATATGAGGATTATGTTACAATCAATGCTGAATTAAAAGAGTACAATCTGCGTTTAACAGAGCGTCCACAAGTTGTTGTTGCAAACAAAATGGATATGCCAGATGCAGAGGAAAACTTACAAGCATTTAAAGAGAAAGTAGGAGACGAAGTTCAAATCTTCCCAATCTCTGCCGTAACAAAACAAGGTGTTCGTGATCTATTATTTGAAGTAGCAAACTTAGTGGAAACAACACCAGAATTCCCAGTACATGATGTTGTAGACGAATCTGAAGCAAGTGTAATGTACAAATTTGAATCTGAAGGATCTAAGTTTGAAATTACACGCGAAAGTGACGGTACATTTGTCATTTCTGGTTATGATATTGAGAAAACATTCAAGATGACAGACTTCTCACGTGATGAATCTGTACGTCGTTTCGCTCGTCAAATGCGCGGAATGGGTATTGATGAAGCTCTTCGTGCACGCGGTGCAAAAGATGGTGACATTGTAAAAATTCTTGAATATCAATTCGAATTTATCGATTAA